The following coding sequences are from one Streptomyces sp. V3I7 window:
- a CDS encoding metallophosphoesterase: MSDSSRDTAEGAGWGAAERGGYRRLMPGHVEKLSWLSPKTLWAARNGVVASWFGDPTGHTRGRWVAQRAAAGAPADKVIRRAAADRFSFLVIGDTGEGGDPQYAVVPGLLRVGQDTDFAVLASDVIYPVGSADDYGTKHFRPYRDYRAPIYAIPGNHDWYEDLGAFMRVFCGDAPPLAPEPAPRPLSRAWWRALLWHRPRPTDGQRLDADRKLRSAPEQQAVQPGPYWAIDAGPIRIIGIDTGLLGTIDAEQGAWLREVSRGPRPKILVTGSPLYVDGEHHPGPVEGGGTVDDIVRDPAHHYVAAIGGDIHNYQRYPVDVDGRTLQYVVSGGGGAFTHATHTIPRVAIANVTEPDFRCYPLRGDSLAFYSGLYGRRLGLRRFFTLTEAEATAVIAERLGIEPGRAPGPGTRVTWRTRLVASLLGAGGRPDRTSRFRLPVRKAYTRLFSPGSATYTPPFFKSFLRLDVTPEAIRLRCFAATGNLAQELHPPVEDDVVIPLG; the protein is encoded by the coding sequence ATGTCTGACTCCTCACGCGACACCGCAGAAGGCGCCGGCTGGGGCGCCGCCGAACGGGGCGGCTACCGGCGGCTGATGCCGGGCCACGTCGAGAAGCTGTCCTGGCTCAGCCCGAAGACGCTGTGGGCCGCCCGCAACGGGGTGGTGGCGTCCTGGTTCGGCGATCCGACGGGACACACCCGCGGCCGCTGGGTGGCGCAGCGGGCCGCGGCGGGCGCCCCCGCCGACAAGGTCATCCGGCGCGCCGCCGCTGACCGCTTCTCCTTCCTCGTCATCGGGGACACCGGCGAGGGCGGGGACCCCCAGTATGCCGTCGTGCCCGGCCTGTTGAGAGTGGGTCAGGACACCGACTTCGCCGTGCTCGCCAGCGACGTGATCTACCCGGTCGGCAGCGCCGACGACTACGGCACCAAGCACTTCCGCCCGTACCGGGACTACCGGGCGCCGATCTACGCGATACCCGGCAACCACGACTGGTACGAGGACCTCGGCGCGTTCATGCGCGTCTTCTGCGGCGACGCCCCGCCCCTCGCCCCCGAACCCGCCCCGCGCCCGCTCTCCCGCGCCTGGTGGCGCGCCCTGCTCTGGCACCGGCCGCGTCCAACGGACGGTCAACGCCTGGACGCAGATCGGAAGTTGAGGTCGGCGCCGGAGCAACAGGCCGTCCAGCCGGGCCCGTACTGGGCGATCGACGCCGGACCGATCCGGATCATCGGCATCGACACGGGCCTGCTCGGCACGATCGACGCCGAGCAGGGCGCGTGGCTGCGCGAGGTGTCGCGGGGGCCCCGCCCGAAGATCCTGGTCACCGGCTCACCGCTGTACGTCGACGGGGAGCACCACCCGGGGCCCGTCGAGGGCGGCGGCACGGTCGACGACATCGTGCGCGACCCGGCGCACCACTACGTGGCGGCGATCGGCGGCGACATCCACAACTACCAGCGCTACCCGGTCGACGTGGACGGCCGCACCCTCCAGTACGTCGTCTCGGGCGGCGGCGGGGCCTTCACGCACGCCACCCACACCATCCCGCGCGTGGCGATCGCGAACGTCACGGAGCCGGACTTCCGCTGCTATCCGCTGCGCGGCGACTCGCTCGCCTTCTACAGCGGGCTGTACGGCCGCCGTCTGGGCCTGCGCCGCTTCTTCACCCTCACCGAGGCCGAGGCGACGGCCGTCATCGCCGAGCGGCTCGGTATCGAGCCCGGCCGCGCGCCGGGCCCGGGCACCCGGGTCACCTGGCGCACCCGGCTGGTGGCGAGCCTGCTCGGCGCCGGCGGGCGGCCCGACCGCACCTCGCGGTTCCGGCTGCCCGTGCGCAAGGCGTACACGCGGCTGTTCTCGCCGGGATCGGCGACGTACACGCCGCCCTTCTTCAAGAGCTTCCTGCGTCTGGACGTCACCCCGGAGGCGATCCGCCTGCGCTGCTTCGCGGCGACGGGCAACCTCGCGCAGGAGCTCCACCCGCCGGTGGAGGACGACGTGGTCATCCCGCTGGGCTGA
- a CDS encoding TauD/TfdA family dioxygenase: protein MEHTAYTQQSEPVVGIDVRPVAGRIGAEITGVDLAADLDDAVVALIREAVLRWKVVFFRGQSLDHAGHVAFARRFGEPVVLGRRGSASPADFPEVETTADRLELGGRYGMEHDEWLARRRHTLLRGWHCDHGARVDPPAATILRADTVPPYGGDTTWSNLAAAYAGLSAPVRAFVDGLRAEHRLGVGYQPRPGDDAYLRHLLDHQVASVHPLVRVHPETGERVLFVNGYYVEQIEGVSRPESAALLEMLLEQAVRPEYTVRFRWEPGSVAFWDNRATIHLAPGDSAHLGFPRVMHRVMLAGDVPAGVDGRPSEAVTGTEAGRW, encoded by the coding sequence ATGGAGCACACGGCGTACACGCAGCAGTCCGAGCCCGTCGTGGGGATCGATGTGCGGCCCGTCGCCGGGCGCATCGGCGCCGAGATCACCGGCGTCGACCTCGCCGCCGACCTCGACGACGCCGTCGTCGCCCTGATCAGGGAGGCGGTGCTGCGCTGGAAGGTGGTGTTCTTCCGCGGGCAGTCGCTCGACCACGCCGGGCACGTCGCCTTCGCCCGCCGGTTCGGCGAGCCGGTCGTGCTCGGGCGGCGCGGGAGCGCGTCCCCGGCGGACTTCCCCGAGGTGGAGACGACCGCCGACCGGCTGGAGCTCGGCGGACGGTACGGCATGGAGCACGACGAGTGGTTGGCACGGCGCCGGCACACCCTGCTGCGCGGCTGGCACTGCGACCACGGCGCCCGCGTCGACCCGCCCGCCGCGACCATCCTGCGCGCCGACACCGTCCCGCCGTACGGCGGCGACACCACCTGGTCCAACCTCGCCGCCGCCTACGCCGGGCTGTCCGCGCCGGTGCGCGCCTTCGTCGACGGGCTGCGCGCCGAGCACCGGCTCGGCGTCGGCTACCAGCCCCGCCCCGGAGACGACGCCTACCTGCGCCACCTCCTGGACCACCAGGTCGCCTCCGTGCACCCGCTGGTACGCGTGCACCCGGAGACCGGCGAGCGGGTGCTGTTCGTCAACGGCTACTACGTCGAGCAGATCGAAGGCGTCTCCCGGCCGGAGAGCGCGGCACTGCTGGAGATGCTGCTCGAGCAGGCCGTGCGGCCCGAGTACACCGTCCGCTTCCGCTGGGAGCCGGGCAGCGTCGCCTTCTGGGACAACCGCGCCACCATCCACCTCGCCCCCGGCGACAGCGCCCACCTCGGCTTCCCGCGCGTCATGCACCGCGTGATGCTCGCCGGCGACGTGCCGGCCGGCGTGGACGGCAGGCCGTCGGAGGCCGTCACCGGCACGGAGGCCGGCCGCTGGTGA